A genome region from Clostridium pasteurianum includes the following:
- a CDS encoding DUF1653 domain-containing protein: MAERKIKIGRRYRHFKGKEYLVLYVAKHSETLEDMVVYEALYGDRKVWVRPLNMFLGKKEVNGKEIYRFEEINDEVD, translated from the coding sequence ATGGCAGAAAGAAAAATAAAAATAGGCAGAAGGTACAGGCATTTTAAGGGGAAAGAATATTTAGTTCTTTATGTAGCAAAGCATTCAGAAACGCTTGAAGATATGGTTGTTTATGAGGCGCTTTATGGAGATAGGAAAGTATGGGTTAGACCACTTAATATGTTTTTAGGCAAAAAAGAAGTTAATGGTAAAGAGATATATAGATTTGAAGAGATAAATGATGAGGTAGATTAA
- a CDS encoding radical SAM/SPASM domain-containing protein, with product MCEKNGTVVVTWYVTDACNLRCKHCYHDEYGRGVDLSDKQKALDEKIIKEILKLSKTWNIDAVDFLGGEPLMHPDIFKYAQRLKDAINCKIGIGTNGTLIDENKINEIKKLGVEKFQISLESSEVKIHDFYRGQGTFKKTIEAVKELVKNDVGPYLRMTVSNTNYDQMYDFVKLAKKLNVKCVSLNKYVPNNVEEDKLKALTPKQHTEFLHKIHSMQKEFGFDFVITEDPCMNNYNKEYIFKAFNEELEQKIPIGGCVAGIVNMIITRDGKIYPCTMLPIEIGDLNKESLVDIWENGNEVINKLRDRGNYLKGKCGECESNLICGGCRAAAYKMNGDALAEDPFCLK from the coding sequence ATGTGTGAGAAAAATGGTACGGTTGTAGTTACATGGTATGTTACCGATGCATGCAATTTAAGATGTAAGCATTGTTATCATGATGAATATGGACGAGGAGTAGATTTGTCAGATAAACAAAAAGCGCTAGACGAAAAAATAATTAAGGAAATTTTAAAACTTTCAAAGACATGGAATATTGATGCTGTTGATTTTTTAGGGGGAGAACCATTAATGCATCCTGATATATTTAAGTATGCTCAAAGGCTAAAGGATGCTATAAATTGTAAAATAGGAATAGGAACTAATGGTACATTAATCGATGAAAATAAAATTAATGAAATAAAGAAGCTTGGAGTAGAAAAATTTCAAATTAGTCTTGAATCTTCAGAAGTTAAAATACACGATTTTTATAGGGGACAAGGTACGTTTAAAAAAACAATAGAAGCTGTAAAGGAGCTTGTAAAAAATGACGTAGGGCCATATTTGAGAATGACAGTATCTAATACTAATTATGATCAAATGTATGATTTTGTTAAGTTGGCAAAGAAGTTAAATGTGAAATGTGTGTCACTAAATAAATATGTTCCTAATAATGTTGAAGAAGATAAATTAAAAGCATTAACTCCTAAGCAACATACTGAATTTTTACATAAAATACATTCCATGCAGAAAGAATTTGGATTTGATTTTGTTATTACAGAAGATCCATGTATGAATAATTATAATAAAGAGTATATATTTAAGGCGTTTAATGAAGAATTAGAACAAAAGATTCCAATTGGTGGTTGTGTTGCGGGTATAGTTAATATGATAATTACGCGAGATGGGAAGATATATCCATGTACGATGCTGCCTATTGAAATTGGAGATTTAAATAAAGAATCATTAGTTGATATTTGGGAGAATGGAAACGAAGTTATTAACAAATTAAGAGACAGAGGGAACTATTTAAAAGGAAAATGTGGGGAATGTGAAAGTAATTTAATATGTGGAGGATGTAGAGCAGCAGCCTATAAGATGAATGGAGATGCTTTAGCAGAAGATCCTTTTTGTTTAAAATAA
- a CDS encoding VOC family protein, with protein MKLDGIGVFVSDMKTMVDFYKDVLGFEIDWDGKEPNVMVKKDGVLFMFYGRNDFEKMTNNRFNYAKGVNGHYEIALSVPKHADVDLTYEDVIAKGAKSVMKPTTEPWGQRTCYIADPEGNLIEIGSFNK; from the coding sequence ATGAAATTAGATGGTATCGGAGTGTTTGTCAGCGATATGAAAACAATGGTTGATTTTTATAAGGATGTCCTTGGATTTGAAATTGATTGGGATGGAAAAGAACCTAATGTAATGGTGAAAAAAGATGGAGTATTATTTATGTTTTATGGGAGAAATGATTTCGAGAAGATGACAAATAACAGATTTAATTATGCTAAGGGTGTAAATGGTCACTATGAAATAGCATTAAGTGTTCCTAAACATGCGGATGTGGATTTAACATATGAAGATGTTATTGCTAAAGGTGCAAAATCGGTGATGAAACCAACAACAGAGCCATGGGGACAGAGGACATGCTATATTGCAGATCCAGAGGGAAACCTTATTGAGATTGGTTCATTTAATAAATAA
- a CDS encoding GNAT family N-acetyltransferase — protein MIYLKEANVKDAEKEYQFLKDTPVDENGFENKYYDFSYEVFAEKALPEIIKFSKGIDLPQGYVPQTLYFLWDDNNIVGLFKIRHHLTDSLKNGAGHIGYGIHKNYRGKGYASKGLALAIEKANDIIRENEIYLSVHIDNPASLKVQLNNGAYIHHSDKKEHYTRIKI, from the coding sequence ATGATTTATTTGAAAGAGGCAAATGTAAAAGATGCTGAAAAAGAATATCAGTTTTTAAAGGATACTCCTGTAGATGAAAATGGTTTTGAAAATAAATATTATGACTTTTCATATGAAGTTTTTGCTGAGAAAGCATTGCCGGAGATAATAAAATTTTCAAAGGGTATAGATTTACCTCAAGGTTATGTACCACAAACATTGTATTTTTTATGGGATGATAATAATATCGTAGGCTTATTTAAGATAAGACATCACCTAACGGATTCCTTGAAAAACGGTGCTGGACATATTGGCTATGGCATACATAAAAATTATCGAGGTAAAGGGTATGCATCCAAAGGTTTAGCATTAGCAATAGAAAAGGCAAATGATATTATAAGAGAAAATGAAATATATTTAAGTGTTCATATTGATAACCCTGCATCGCTCAAAGTGCAGCTAAATAATGGTGCGTATATTCATCATTCAGATAAAAAAGAACATTATACGAGAATTAAAATATAA
- a CDS encoding HAD family hydrolase, translating to MDKILTFDCYGTLINTKPIFDTISNIARKNGLNSKEAVNIYVSYEDRLMYGEEYIPYDKLIKQVLEYCDMELNSDIFSKAYYEIISVHKELKPFDEVNETLKEIHRRGHKLILMSNSVHDIMNYHLAALDNVFDDVFLAEDIHAYKPQLEFFRYVEEKLKLKEKEHCHIAKGYWWDIVPCSKLGWHKIWVNRNYKKGNKRHESYKEVHKLDEVLNLI from the coding sequence ATGGATAAAATATTAACCTTTGACTGCTATGGAACACTGATTAATACGAAACCAATTTTTGATACAATATCAAATATTGCAAGAAAGAATGGACTGAATTCAAAAGAGGCTGTAAACATTTATGTGAGTTATGAAGATAGGCTTATGTATGGTGAGGAATATATTCCGTATGATAAATTGATAAAACAAGTTTTGGAATACTGTGATATGGAATTAAATAGTGATATTTTTAGCAAAGCGTATTATGAAATTATTTCAGTACATAAAGAATTAAAGCCTTTTGATGAGGTGAATGAAACGCTTAAGGAAATACATAGAAGAGGACATAAACTTATTCTTATGTCAAATTCTGTACATGATATTATGAATTATCACTTAGCCGCATTGGATAATGTATTTGATGATGTTTTTCTTGCAGAGGATATTCATGCATATAAGCCTCAACTTGAATTTTTTAGATATGTTGAAGAAAAGTTAAAATTGAAAGAAAAAGAACATTGTCATATTGCTAAAGGATATTGGTGGGATATTGTGCCGTGTTCAAAATTAGGATGGCATAAAATATGGGTAAATCGTAATTACAAAAAAGGTAATAAGCGTCATGAGTCATATAAAGAAGTGCATAAACTTGATGAAGTTTTAAATTTAATATGA